A window from Hoeflea sp. IMCC20628 encodes these proteins:
- a CDS encoding thiamine pyrophosphate-binding protein, giving the protein MSNTMHFHQSVARAASDHGVDTMFGLMGDANLFMVDSFVRDCGGRFVPAAHEGSSVLMALAYAHVAGKIGVATVTHGPALTNCMTALTEGVRGHIPMVLLAGDTPVASPRHLQSIDQRELVKATGAGFEQVRAPETVSKDVARAFYRAQVERRPIVLNMPADFMWEEVEHQVEVLDVFTAPGGVAEGGILDEAIGMIASARRPLILAGGGAVAARDQLIALADRLEAPLATTLKAKGLFGGHPYNIDIFGTLSTPAAYELIAQSDCIVCFGTGLHEFTTDRGKLMKGKRIVQVDIEPTAIGGGLHPDAALVADAGLTAETIVYWLDQAEIPASGFTRELDIRMLTAHPAGTGKAADGFVNFVHALERLEQALPGDRVLVTDGGRFMTEVWCRISVPDPQSFICTVNFGSIGLGLQEAVGAGLSAPGRPVVLFSGDGGFMMGGINEFNTAVRLGLDLIVIVANDSAYGAEHIQFLDRKMDPSLTEFHWPSFAGIARSLGGQGIEVRSNAELETALAALETREGPVLIELRLDPHDVPRMRT; this is encoded by the coding sequence ATGAGCAATACAATGCATTTCCATCAATCCGTTGCCCGAGCGGCCTCTGACCACGGGGTCGATACGATGTTCGGGCTGATGGGTGACGCCAATCTGTTCATGGTCGACAGTTTCGTGCGCGACTGCGGCGGGCGGTTTGTGCCGGCTGCGCATGAGGGCAGTTCGGTGCTGATGGCGCTGGCCTACGCCCATGTCGCCGGGAAAATCGGCGTTGCGACAGTGACCCATGGCCCGGCGCTGACCAATTGCATGACTGCACTGACTGAAGGCGTGCGGGGCCATATCCCGATGGTGCTGCTTGCCGGCGATACGCCCGTGGCCAGCCCGCGCCACCTGCAAAGTATTGACCAGCGCGAACTGGTCAAGGCGACCGGTGCGGGATTTGAGCAGGTGCGGGCGCCTGAAACTGTGAGCAAGGATGTTGCACGGGCCTTCTACCGGGCCCAGGTCGAACGCCGTCCCATCGTGCTCAACATGCCTGCCGACTTCATGTGGGAAGAGGTGGAGCATCAGGTCGAGGTGCTCGACGTTTTCACCGCACCGGGTGGCGTGGCCGAAGGAGGAATTCTGGACGAGGCCATCGGCATGATCGCCTCGGCCCGCCGCCCGTTGATCCTGGCCGGTGGCGGAGCGGTTGCGGCGCGCGATCAGTTGATCGCGCTCGCCGACCGGCTGGAAGCGCCGCTTGCCACAACTTTGAAAGCCAAAGGGCTGTTTGGCGGCCATCCCTACAACATCGACATATTCGGCACGCTTTCCACGCCGGCCGCCTATGAGCTGATCGCCCAATCCGATTGCATCGTCTGTTTCGGTACCGGACTGCACGAGTTTACCACCGACCGCGGCAAGCTGATGAAGGGCAAACGGATCGTGCAGGTGGATATCGAACCGACCGCCATCGGTGGCGGGCTGCATCCTGACGCAGCCCTTGTCGCCGACGCGGGCCTCACCGCCGAGACCATTGTGTACTGGCTGGACCAGGCGGAGATCCCGGCGAGCGGCTTTACCCGCGAACTGGACATCAGGATGCTCACCGCGCATCCGGCGGGGACGGGCAAGGCCGCGGATGGTTTTGTGAACTTTGTTCACGCGCTGGAACGGCTCGAACAGGCTTTGCCGGGTGATCGTGTGCTGGTCACCGACGGCGGGCGCTTCATGACCGAAGTCTGGTGCCGCATCTCTGTTCCCGATCCGCAAAGCTTTATCTGTACCGTGAATTTCGGCTCCATCGGGCTCGGCCTGCAGGAAGCTGTCGGTGCGGGTCTCTCCGCGCCGGGCCGGCCGGTGGTGCTGTTTAGCGGTGACGGCGGTTTCATGATGGGCGGGATCAACGAGTTCAACACCGCCGTGCGGCTTGGGCTGGATCTCATCGTTATCGTCGCCAATGATTCTGCCTATGGCGCAGAGCATATTCAGTTTCTTGACCGGAAGATGGACCCGAGCCTGACGGAGTTCCACTGGCCTTCATTTGCCGGGATCGCCAGGTCACTTGGCGGTCAGGGGATCGAAGTGCGCTCAAACGCGGAACTGGAAACCGCGCTTGCAGCTCTCGAGACCCGCGAAGGTCCGGTCCTGATCGAACTGCGGCTCGACCCGCACGATGTGCCGCGCATGCGGACCTGA
- the nth gene encoding endonuclease III, with product MQKPKSPKPAKVSLVSATAAEKPARAKPATPRKPAARRKKIPYSSEEIHEIFRRFSIQRPEPKGELEHVNPFTLVVAVALSAQATDVGVNKATRALFAIADTPEKMLALGEDRVRDYIKTIGLYRNKAKNVIALSQKLIDDYGGEVPRTREELVTLPGVGRKTANVVMSMAFGIPTLAVDTHVFRIGNRLKIAPGKTPDEVEAAFLKIIPDEYLFQAHHWLILHGRYCCKARKPECERCVIADICKSPEKTVDIPAPLVELPV from the coding sequence ATGCAAAAGCCCAAGAGCCCAAAACCTGCCAAAGTGTCGCTTGTGTCTGCCACGGCGGCAGAAAAGCCAGCGCGTGCCAAGCCGGCCACCCCGCGCAAGCCGGCTGCGCGCCGCAAGAAAATTCCCTACAGTTCGGAAGAAATCCACGAGATATTCCGGCGCTTTTCAATCCAGCGGCCCGAACCCAAGGGTGAACTCGAGCACGTCAATCCGTTCACGCTGGTGGTCGCCGTAGCACTTTCGGCGCAGGCCACCGATGTCGGCGTCAACAAGGCGACACGGGCGCTGTTTGCCATTGCCGATACGCCCGAGAAAATGCTGGCGCTCGGCGAAGACCGGGTGCGTGACTACATCAAGACCATCGGGCTCTATCGCAACAAGGCCAAGAACGTCATCGCGCTGAGCCAGAAGCTAATTGATGACTATGGCGGCGAGGTGCCGCGCACCCGTGAGGAACTGGTGACGCTGCCCGGCGTCGGCCGCAAGACCGCCAATGTGGTGATGTCGATGGCGTTCGGCATCCCCACGCTGGCCGTCGACACCCATGTCTTCCGCATAGGCAACCGTCTGAAGATCGCACCGGGCAAGACCCCGGACGAGGTCGAGGCCGCGTTCCTGAAAATCATCCCGGACGAATATCTGTTCCAGGCCCACCACTGGCTGATCCTGCACGGCCGCTATTGCTGCAAGGCGCGCAAGCCCGAATGCGAACGCTGCGTCATCGCCGACATCTGCAAGTCACCCGAAAAGACCGTCGATATCCCGGCGCCACTGGTGGAATTGCCGGTTTAG
- a CDS encoding DUF2244 domain-containing protein: MNDEPLFEAVLKPYRSLGRTGFVILMSIATVITAVHMVIFAKVGAWPVFAFFGLDLALLFGAFWLSYRSGRTRELIRLSRTDLEVRKVAPSGRTVDHQFNPFWTRFNIARHDEIGITDMWISGQGRQTDVGSFLNPDDKESFASAFQRALATVKKR; the protein is encoded by the coding sequence ATGAATGACGAACCCTTGTTCGAAGCTGTGCTGAAACCGTACCGGTCGCTGGGCCGCACCGGTTTCGTGATCCTGATGAGCATCGCGACAGTGATCACGGCTGTGCATATGGTCATATTCGCCAAGGTCGGCGCCTGGCCGGTGTTTGCGTTTTTCGGGCTCGACCTGGCGCTGTTGTTCGGCGCCTTCTGGCTCAGCTATCGCTCCGGACGGACGCGCGAATTGATCCGCCTGTCGCGCACCGATCTGGAGGTGCGCAAGGTCGCGCCTTCGGGACGGACTGTCGATCATCAGTTCAACCCGTTCTGGACCCGCTTCAACATCGCCCGCCACGACGAGATCGGCATCACCGACATGTGGATCAGCGGTCAGGGCCGACAGACCGATGTTGGCTCGTTTCTCAACCCCGACGACAAGGAGAGCTTTGCCAGCGCTTTCCAGCGGGCGCTGGCGACAGTGAAGAAACGCTAG
- a CDS encoding bifunctional helix-turn-helix domain-containing protein/methylated-DNA--[protein]-cysteine S-methyltransferase has protein sequence MNVTAQLDRDITPQGDDYDLVRKTIERISLDYRAQPSLEDIASDIGVAPGRLQKTFSRWAGLTPKAFLQAVTLDHARRLLGAEGLPLLDASYELGLSGPGRLHDLFVTHEAMSPGDFKTGGAGLEISYGFHPSPFGTAVVLATERGLCGLAFADPGEEAASLVDMSQRWPGAKLTQNQDATAPYVGRVFSPDQWRADKPLRIVMIGTDFQVRVWEALLRIPLGQASTYQDVARAIGKPSASRAVGAAVGRNPISFVVPCHRALGKSGALTGYHWGITRKRAMLGWETGCAQSGSA, from the coding sequence ATGAATGTGACCGCACAGCTTGACCGCGACATCACCCCGCAAGGCGACGACTATGATCTCGTCCGCAAAACCATCGAGCGGATTTCTCTGGATTACCGGGCGCAGCCATCACTGGAGGACATTGCGTCCGATATCGGCGTGGCGCCGGGACGCCTGCAAAAGACCTTCAGCCGCTGGGCCGGACTGACGCCGAAAGCGTTTTTGCAGGCCGTCACGCTGGATCACGCCCGCCGGTTGCTCGGCGCCGAGGGTCTGCCGCTGCTCGACGCGAGCTATGAGCTGGGCCTGTCAGGCCCGGGGCGGCTGCATGATCTGTTCGTCACCCATGAAGCCATGAGCCCGGGCGACTTCAAGACCGGTGGCGCGGGACTTGAGATCTCTTACGGCTTTCACCCCTCGCCGTTTGGCACGGCTGTGGTGCTGGCGACCGAGCGCGGCTTGTGCGGGCTGGCATTCGCCGATCCGGGCGAGGAAGCTGCATCGCTTGTGGACATGAGCCAACGCTGGCCCGGTGCAAAATTGACGCAGAACCAGGACGCCACCGCACCCTATGTGGGCAGGGTGTTTTCGCCCGACCAATGGCGCGCCGACAAGCCCCTGCGGATTGTCATGATCGGCACGGATTTTCAGGTGCGGGTCTGGGAAGCGCTGTTGCGGATTCCGCTCGGGCAGGCCTCGACCTATCAGGATGTGGCGCGCGCCATCGGCAAGCCGTCCGCCTCACGCGCGGTGGGCGCCGCAGTTGGACGCAACCCGATTTCCTTCGTGGTGCCGTGTCACCGGGCGCTGGGCAAATCCGGCGCGCTGACCGGTTATCACTGGGGGATCACCCGCAAGCGGGCGATGCTCGGCTGGGAGACCGGCTGCGCGCAGTCGGGTTCGGCATAA
- a CDS encoding 2,3-bisphosphoglycerate-dependent phosphoglycerate mutase gives MSGTLVLVRHGQSEWNLKNLFTGWKDPDLTELGIEEAKTGAQAIKDTGLKFDVAFTSVLIRAQHTLDLIMEGIGQTDLPVIRDEALNERDYGDLAGLNKDDARKKWGEEQVHIWRRSYDVPPPGGESLRDTGARVWPYYMTEILPRVLRGETVLVAAHGNSLRSLAMILDRLSREEIVKLNLATGVPMVYKLNADSTVASKEVLGDMSKAH, from the coding sequence ATGTCCGGAACACTCGTGCTTGTCCGCCACGGCCAAAGCGAATGGAACCTGAAAAACCTGTTCACAGGCTGGAAGGATCCCGATCTCACCGAACTCGGTATTGAAGAAGCCAAGACTGGCGCGCAAGCCATCAAGGACACAGGCCTTAAATTCGACGTCGCTTTCACCTCGGTTCTGATCCGCGCCCAGCATACGCTCGACCTGATCATGGAAGGCATTGGCCAGACCGATCTGCCGGTGATCCGCGACGAGGCGCTGAATGAACGTGATTACGGCGATCTGGCTGGTCTCAACAAGGATGACGCTCGCAAGAAATGGGGTGAGGAGCAGGTTCACATCTGGCGCCGTTCCTACGACGTGCCGCCTCCGGGCGGCGAAAGCCTCAGGGACACCGGCGCCCGCGTCTGGCCCTATTACATGACCGAGATCCTGCCCCGCGTGCTGCGCGGCGAGACCGTGCTTGTCGCAGCCCATGGCAATTCGCTGCGCTCGCTGGCGATGATTCTCGACCGGTTGTCACGCGAAGAGATCGTCAAGCTCAATCTCGCCACCGGCGTGCCGATGGTCTACAAGCTCAACGCCGATTCCACTGTCGCGTCCAAGGAAGTTCTGGGCGATATGTCCAAGGCGCACTGA
- the dapB gene encoding 4-hydroxy-tetrahydrodipicolinate reductase — MTAASDSMGLIVVGAAGRMGQSLIRTIAEIDGVHLVGAVERPGSEALGRDAGELAGLGPNGVLITDDALPVFAQAEGVLDFTAPAATLEFADLAAQARIVHVIGTTGMDESHEPRLEAVSRHARIVKSGNMSLGVNLLSVLVRQAAKALEAADWDIEVLEMHHRHKVDAPSGTALLLGEAAAEGRGIALADHSVRVRDGHAGAREAGTIGFATLRGGSVIGEHSVILAGEGETIELSHKATDRSIFARGAVRAALWARHQKPGYYSMLDVLGLTDH, encoded by the coding sequence ATGACCGCAGCATCCGACAGCATGGGACTTATCGTGGTGGGCGCTGCCGGCCGCATGGGCCAGTCGCTGATTCGCACCATCGCCGAAATTGACGGCGTGCATCTGGTCGGCGCCGTCGAACGGCCCGGCTCAGAGGCGCTTGGCCGCGATGCTGGCGAATTGGCCGGTCTCGGCCCCAACGGAGTTCTGATCACCGATGATGCGCTGCCGGTCTTTGCCCAGGCCGAAGGCGTGCTTGATTTTACCGCACCCGCCGCGACGCTGGAATTTGCCGATCTTGCCGCCCAGGCCCGCATTGTCCACGTCATCGGAACCACCGGCATGGATGAGAGCCACGAGCCCCGGCTTGAGGCCGTTTCCCGTCACGCCCGCATCGTCAAGTCGGGCAATATGAGCCTCGGCGTCAATCTGCTCTCGGTGCTGGTGCGCCAGGCTGCCAAGGCTCTGGAGGCTGCCGACTGGGATATCGAGGTGCTGGAAATGCATCACCGCCACAAGGTCGACGCGCCGTCGGGCACGGCATTATTGCTGGGCGAGGCCGCCGCTGAAGGGCGCGGCATTGCGCTCGCAGACCATTCGGTCAGGGTCCGCGACGGCCACGCCGGTGCACGTGAGGCAGGCACAATCGGCTTTGCCACCTTGCGCGGCGGATCTGTCATCGGCGAGCACTCGGTGATTCTGGCCGGCGAAGGCGAAACCATCGAACTCAGCCACAAGGCTACCGACCGCTCGATCTTTGCCCGCGGCGCCGTTCGCGCAGCCCTCTGGGCACGGCATCAGAAGCCGGGTTATTACTCCATGCTCGACGTGCTTGGTCTGACTGACCACTAA
- a CDS encoding ABC transporter ATP-binding protein — MIRRIIRENGRDYVKTYLFAAFCLVLVAASTAFMAWIMEAVINEAFAKKNADAIWLICGSVLAAFVIRGGASYGQAVALAQVGNNLVARYQQRLLDHLMSLGVGYFGDTRSAQIAAQISQNVAGIRDVMNLTITSFARDLLTLIALLAVMVTKDPILSIIVFIGAPPVLIALRYISKRLRSATRESIDLNSRVLSAMQETVQGITIVKAFTMEEQISARTAELIKAAEGRSNRIARLTERTSPLTETVAGLAISGVIAYAAFRSIYGDVLPGAFFSFITALLLAYDPARRLARLQISLERAVVNARMIYEILDQEPTQGDRPEATDIAVPRGKIEFRNVGFGYGKGENVLQDVSFTAEAGKTTAVVGPSGAGKSTLISLVPRFYDPASGQVLIDGVDIATVTKKSLRHQIAYVSQQAWLFEGSIRDNLRYARPDATDAEIEDAARLANAHEFILTQPQGYDTLLGENGVNLSGGQRQRISIARALVRDAPILLLDEATSALDNESEAAVQSALESAMKNRTVLVIAHRLSTIAKADRIVVMQGGRVVEVGNHADLSATKDGLYARLQAFSEMARPSTPVAADTEAEGSKP; from the coding sequence ATGATCCGCAGGATCATCCGTGAGAACGGCCGTGACTACGTCAAGACCTACCTGTTTGCCGCTTTCTGTCTGGTTCTGGTCGCTGCGTCCACGGCGTTCATGGCCTGGATCATGGAAGCGGTCATCAATGAGGCCTTTGCCAAGAAGAATGCCGATGCGATCTGGCTGATCTGCGGCTCGGTGCTGGCCGCCTTCGTGATCCGGGGGGGTGCATCCTACGGACAGGCCGTGGCGCTGGCGCAGGTCGGCAACAATCTTGTCGCCCGCTATCAGCAGCGCCTGCTCGACCATCTGATGAGCCTCGGCGTCGGCTATTTCGGCGATACCCGCTCGGCCCAGATCGCTGCCCAGATCTCCCAGAATGTCGCCGGTATCCGCGACGTGATGAACCTGACGATCACATCGTTTGCCCGCGATCTGTTGACACTGATCGCGCTGCTGGCGGTGATGGTGACCAAGGATCCGATCCTTTCGATCATTGTCTTTATCGGTGCGCCGCCGGTGCTGATTGCGCTTCGCTACATCTCCAAGCGGCTTCGCAGCGCGACGCGCGAATCGATCGATCTCAACAGCCGCGTGCTTTCCGCCATGCAGGAAACGGTGCAGGGCATCACCATCGTCAAGGCGTTTACGATGGAAGAGCAGATCAGCGCCCGCACGGCGGAACTGATCAAGGCTGCCGAGGGCCGCTCCAATCGCATCGCCCGTCTGACCGAGCGCACGTCGCCACTTACCGAAACAGTGGCCGGTCTGGCGATCTCCGGCGTCATCGCCTATGCGGCGTTCCGCTCGATCTATGGCGATGTTTTGCCCGGCGCTTTCTTCTCCTTCATCACCGCGCTGCTTCTGGCCTATGATCCGGCGCGGCGGCTGGCGCGGCTGCAGATCAGCCTCGAACGCGCGGTCGTCAACGCCAGGATGATTTACGAGATTCTGGATCAGGAACCCACCCAAGGTGACCGGCCAGAGGCAACCGACATAGCGGTCCCGCGCGGCAAGATCGAGTTCCGCAACGTCGGATTTGGCTATGGCAAGGGTGAAAATGTTCTCCAAGACGTGAGTTTTACCGCCGAAGCCGGCAAGACGACGGCGGTCGTTGGTCCATCGGGCGCTGGCAAGTCGACGCTGATTTCGCTGGTGCCGCGGTTTTATGATCCCGCCTCGGGACAGGTGCTGATCGACGGTGTCGACATCGCCACAGTCACCAAGAAATCGTTGCGTCACCAGATCGCCTATGTCTCGCAGCAGGCTTGGCTGTTCGAGGGCTCGATACGCGACAATCTGCGCTATGCGCGGCCTGATGCCACCGACGCCGAAATCGAGGACGCCGCACGGCTGGCCAATGCCCATGAATTCATTCTGACGCAGCCTCAGGGCTACGACACGCTGCTCGGTGAGAATGGTGTCAATCTGTCCGGCGGCCAGCGGCAGCGGATTTCCATCGCCCGCGCTCTGGTGCGCGATGCGCCGATCCTGCTGCTCGATGAAGCGACATCGGCGCTGGACAATGAATCCGAGGCTGCGGTGCAAAGCGCGCTGGAAAGCGCCATGAAAAACCGCACGGTGCTGGTCATCGCTCATCGGCTGTCGACCATCGCCAAGGCCGACCGCATTGTCGTCATGCAGGGCGGCCGGGTGGTGGAAGTCGGCAACCATGCCGATCTCAGCGCCACCAAGGACGGGCTCTACGCGCGGCTTCAGGCCTTTAGCGAGATGGCTCGGCCGAGCACACCCGTTGCAGCCGACACGGAAGCAGAAGGAAGCAAGCCATGA
- a CDS encoding glucokinase — protein sequence MSTDTDHTIAFPILIGDIGGTNARFAILVDANAEPKEFPIIATADFVTIDLAIQSGVLDKTSLQPRSAILAVAGPVKGNEIDLTNCDWVIRPREMIRDLGFEDVVVINDFEAQALAAASLGPEYLEQIGGGEIRDSSSRVVVGPGTGLGVAGLVHARHTWFPVPGEGGHVDIGPRSARDFELFPHYEPIEGRISAEQLLCGRGMMNIYRAVCQANGVKPAAATPSEVTSRWAAGSDTAAVETIELFVTYLGRVAGDMALIFMARGGVFLAGGIAQKIIPALKQPRFRQAFEDKAPHSAILRMIPTFVITHPLAALSGLAAYARTPVRFGVSTEGRRWKA from the coding sequence ATGTCCACTGACACCGACCACACCATCGCATTTCCGATTCTGATCGGTGATATCGGCGGCACCAATGCGCGTTTCGCCATTCTGGTGGATGCCAATGCGGAGCCAAAGGAATTTCCGATCATCGCCACCGCTGATTTTGTGACGATTGACCTGGCGATCCAGTCCGGTGTGCTCGACAAGACTTCGCTGCAGCCGCGCTCGGCCATTCTCGCGGTGGCTGGTCCGGTCAAGGGCAACGAGATCGACCTGACCAATTGCGACTGGGTGATCCGGCCCAGGGAGATGATCCGCGACCTGGGCTTTGAAGACGTGGTGGTGATCAATGATTTCGAAGCCCAGGCCCTGGCTGCGGCATCGTTGGGACCGGAATATCTCGAACAGATCGGCGGCGGCGAAATCCGCGACTCCTCGTCGCGCGTCGTGGTTGGGCCCGGCACCGGCCTCGGTGTCGCAGGCCTCGTTCATGCGCGTCACACCTGGTTTCCGGTGCCCGGCGAAGGCGGTCATGTCGATATTGGTCCGCGTTCGGCCCGGGATTTCGAGCTGTTTCCGCATTACGAACCGATCGAGGGCCGCATTTCCGCCGAGCAATTGCTGTGCGGCCGTGGAATGATGAACATCTACCGCGCCGTGTGCCAGGCCAATGGCGTCAAGCCGGCAGCAGCCACCCCCTCGGAGGTGACTTCACGCTGGGCCGCCGGATCGGACACCGCTGCGGTGGAGACGATAGAGCTGTTTGTCACTTATCTCGGCCGGGTGGCTGGCGATATGGCGCTGATCTTCATGGCGCGTGGCGGCGTGTTTCTGGCCGGCGGCATCGCCCAAAAAATCATCCCGGCGCTCAAGCAGCCGCGATTCCGCCAGGCATTCGAGGACAAGGCGCCGCATTCAGCCATACTCCGGATGATTCCGACATTCGTGATCACCCATCCACTGGCGGCATTGTCGGGCCTTGCGGCCTATGCCCGCACGCCCGTGCGCTTTGGGGTTTCGACCGAAGGCCGCCGCTGGAAAGCATAG
- a CDS encoding methylglyoxal synthase, giving the protein MTIHKAVALIAHDQKKDDLAAFARSHQQALSRFPIVATGTTGSRIAEACPDLEIKRLKSGPLGGDQQIGAMIATGEVGLVIFFVDPLTAMPHDVDVKALMRLAIVYDIPMSLNRATAETLLKALR; this is encoded by the coding sequence ATGACCATTCACAAAGCCGTTGCGTTGATTGCGCATGACCAGAAGAAAGACGATCTGGCCGCATTCGCCAGATCGCATCAGCAGGCCCTGTCGCGGTTTCCGATTGTCGCGACCGGAACCACCGGCAGCCGCATCGCCGAGGCCTGCCCCGACCTTGAAATCAAGCGGCTCAAGAGCGGTCCATTGGGCGGTGATCAGCAGATTGGCGCGATGATTGCCACCGGCGAGGTGGGCCTTGTCATCTTTTTTGTCGATCCGCTGACCGCCATGCCGCATGATGTCGATGTGAAGGCGTTGATGCGGCTGGCAATCGTCTACGATATTCCCATGTCGCTCAACCGCGCCACTGCCGAAACCTTGCTCAAAGCACTCAGGTAG
- the mepA gene encoding penicillin-insensitive murein endopeptidase, with translation MIGAVLIVATGSAATLTTAQADQPAKQIFGAAKLPALLPASPIGFYSKGCLAGGMAIPNDGPTWQAMRPSRNRRWGHPDLIALVERLSREAAAKDGWPGLLFGDFSQPRGGPMLSGHASHQVGLDADVWLTPMPGRTLSVTERENLSATSMLKTNTLYVDDKIWTPAHARLLMRAASYPEVERIFIHPGIKKKLCDTWKGDRSAMGKLRPYYGHHYHFHIRMKCPPGASGCRSQNPPSQSSGCDKSLAWWFTDEPWAPAKPKKDDKPTPKKREIQISDLPSACAMVASAPGPASEAQVTFGTADPIGNIARANAAAAIMASGFAPLPSPGQIPVPVPRPTN, from the coding sequence ATGATCGGTGCGGTATTGATTGTGGCCACCGGAAGCGCCGCTACCTTGACCACTGCTCAGGCAGACCAGCCCGCCAAGCAGATTTTCGGAGCGGCGAAACTCCCCGCCCTGCTTCCCGCCAGCCCGATCGGGTTCTATTCCAAGGGCTGTCTGGCCGGCGGCATGGCAATTCCCAACGACGGTCCGACATGGCAGGCGATGCGGCCGTCGCGCAACCGCCGCTGGGGTCACCCGGATCTGATCGCTCTTGTCGAGCGCTTGTCGCGAGAGGCTGCGGCCAAGGATGGCTGGCCCGGACTTCTGTTCGGCGATTTTTCCCAGCCGCGCGGCGGTCCGATGCTGTCGGGCCATGCGTCGCACCAGGTTGGGCTCGATGCCGATGTCTGGCTGACACCGATGCCGGGCCGCACCCTGTCGGTGACGGAACGCGAAAACCTGTCGGCCACGTCGATGCTGAAGACCAACACGCTCTATGTCGATGACAAGATCTGGACCCCGGCACATGCACGTTTGCTGATGCGGGCGGCGAGCTACCCCGAAGTAGAGCGCATTTTCATCCATCCCGGGATTAAGAAAAAGCTCTGCGACACCTGGAAAGGCGATCGTTCGGCGATGGGCAAACTCAGACCCTATTACGGCCACCACTATCATTTTCACATCCGCATGAAATGCCCGCCCGGCGCCAGTGGGTGTCGCAGTCAAAACCCGCCGTCGCAAAGCTCGGGATGCGACAAGTCGCTGGCCTGGTGGTTTACCGATGAGCCCTGGGCGCCGGCCAAGCCGAAAAAGGACGACAAGCCCACGCCGAAAAAGCGTGAGATCCAGATCTCCGATCTGCCGTCGGCCTGCGCCATGGTCGCCTCGGCGCCCGGGCCCGCGTCGGAAGCCCAGGTCACCTTCGGAACCGCCGACCCGATCGGCAACATCGCCAGGGCCAACGCGGCTGCCGCCATCATGGCTTCCGGATTTGCACCACTGCCATCGCCAGGCCAAATTCCAGTGCCGGTGCCCCGGCCCACAAACTGA
- a CDS encoding glycosyltransferase: MTDGLFEGLDIAVLLPCYNEAATIGDVVAGFRAAIPSAKIYVYDNNSTDQTALRAALAGAIVVREPRQGKGHVVRRMFSDIEADIYLMADGDGTYAPADGPELIRTMLTERCDMVVGTRRGVTDDAGRRGHAFGNSIFNGLYKSIFGNDFSDIFSGYRAFSRRFAKSFPAVSDGFEIETEMSVHASVLKLPVTELALDYGRRPEGSHSKLSTFGDGAKILWMFAMLMKETRPFTFFSYLSVITLGVSMMFMVPVLNEYFLTGLVTRMPSWMLAMALMMMALMIFAGGVILDSVARGRAEQKRFHYMSIAPIRLDLTNAVAQDVRANAQTGSLTAETESRKRAT, encoded by the coding sequence ATGACAGACGGTTTGTTCGAAGGCCTCGACATCGCGGTGCTTTTGCCCTGCTACAATGAAGCGGCGACCATCGGCGATGTCGTCGCCGGTTTCCGCGCGGCAATTCCCTCGGCCAAAATCTATGTCTACGACAACAATTCAACGGATCAGACCGCTCTGCGCGCGGCCCTTGCCGGGGCCATCGTGGTGCGCGAGCCGCGCCAGGGCAAAGGCCATGTGGTGCGCCGGATGTTCTCCGACATCGAGGCCGACATCTATCTGATGGCTGACGGCGATGGCACCTATGCGCCGGCCGATGGCCCCGAACTGATCCGCACCATGCTGACCGAGCGTTGCGACATGGTTGTCGGCACCCGGCGCGGCGTCACCGATGATGCCGGCCGCCGTGGCCACGCCTTCGGCAATTCGATCTTCAATGGTCTCTACAAGTCCATCTTCGGCAATGATTTCTCCGACATCTTTTCGGGCTACCGGGCATTTTCCCGCCGTTTCGCCAAGAGCTTTCCGGCCGTCTCCGACGGGTTTGAAATCGAAACGGAAATGAGCGTGCATGCTTCGGTGCTGAAACTGCCGGTGACCGAACTGGCGCTGGATTACGGACGCCGGCCGGAAGGATCGCATTCCAAGCTCTCCACCTTCGGCGACGGCGCCAAGATCCTGTGGATGTTCGCCATGCTGATGAAGGAAACACGACCATTCACATTTTTCAGCTATCTCAGCGTCATCACGCTCGGGGTGTCGATGATGTTCATGGTACCTGTGCTCAACGAGTATTTCCTCACCGGCCTGGTCACCCGGATGCCGTCGTGGATGCTGGCCATGGCGCTGATGATGATGGCACTGATGATCTTTGCAGGCGGCGTCATACTCGATTCGGTGGCACGCGGACGGGCAGAACAGAAGCGCTTTCACTACATGTCGATTGCGCCGATACGGCTTGATCTTACCAATGCTGTGGCGCAAGACGTGCGAGCAAATGCACAAACCGGTTCCCTGACAGCCGAAACCGAAAGCCGAAAACGCGCTACATGA